Proteins encoded by one window of uncultured Ilyobacter sp.:
- a CDS encoding MarR family transcriptional regulator, which yields MKEPLGRTVKFLNIEIRKFLDFYLNEYQLGNGQFAIVIEVSENKGINQDALAQKMGVDKTTIAKTLKKLVENGYIIKEEDENDRRSKKIYTTHKADLIFKKIKKLINLERQVLTHGISQEEIKIFLKVVDCMKSNILEYLENGGSSDWKK from the coding sequence ATGAAAGAACCCTTGGGAAGAACTGTAAAATTTTTAAATATAGAGATAAGAAAATTTTTGGATTTTTATCTCAACGAGTACCAGCTTGGGAATGGTCAGTTTGCAATTGTGATAGAGGTAAGTGAAAACAAAGGAATAAACCAGGATGCTCTGGCTCAAAAGATGGGTGTGGACAAGACAACCATTGCCAAGACTTTAAAAAAACTTGTGGAAAATGGATACATAATAAAAGAGGAAGATGAAAATGACAGGAGGTCAAAAAAAATTTACACTACTCATAAGGCAGATCTTATTTTTAAAAAGATTAAGAAACTGATTAATTTAGAGAGGCAGGTACTGACTCATGGCATTTCTCAGGAGGAAATAAAAATATTTTTAAAAGTCGTAGACTGTATGAAATCAAATATTTTGGAATATTTAGAAAATGGAGGGAGTTCAGATTGGAAAAAATAA
- a CDS encoding MATE family efflux transporter, with protein MEKIKRLGEEKINKLLIEFSLPAIISSLVFALYNVVDRMFIGKCLGPYAMAGISITFPIFTIYIAVGMLVGHGGGSIVSLRLGQGRKEEADHVLGNVFTLYGVFSVILMTLGYLLMDRLMIIFGATENTIMYAKDYLYIINFLVLFDFIAMGVNNLLRSEGNPKFSMIIMIAGALTNVFLDFIFIFVLDYGIKGAAMATAIANIVGSIMVLYHFLYSDRSNIKLKLKYLKPDFKIIKEIFSIGISPFSLQLANSLVAVFANRALLIYGGDMAVGAMGAINSVFMFLMMTLSGIIQGAQPLLGYNYGAQKYDRVKKILNMALLYGMIISLVLTAFIMRTPEFFINLFNNGNHELLEIGIKGIRIFMALAVFNAIYVIGANYFQAVGQANKSLFLNIFRQIGLFIPLIIILPKYFGLNGIWFAAPVSDVIIFVITGVFLLKNNHKLNEMAINYGLMSILVLCQYSSQPNTNFFCIFSNSTGEIFPKKLCLLSLL; from the coding sequence TTGGAAAAAATAAAAAGATTAGGAGAAGAAAAGATAAATAAACTTCTGATAGAATTTTCCCTACCTGCAATAATCTCTAGTCTTGTGTTTGCACTGTACAATGTAGTGGACAGGATGTTTATCGGAAAATGTCTGGGGCCCTATGCCATGGCGGGGATCAGTATTACCTTTCCCATATTTACAATCTATATAGCAGTGGGAATGCTTGTAGGTCACGGAGGTGGAAGTATAGTTTCTCTCAGGCTTGGGCAGGGAAGAAAAGAGGAAGCCGATCATGTACTGGGAAATGTGTTTACACTCTACGGGGTATTCAGTGTTATTCTGATGACATTGGGTTACCTGCTTATGGATCGACTTATGATAATATTTGGAGCCACTGAAAATACCATTATGTATGCAAAAGACTATCTCTATATCATAAACTTTTTGGTTTTATTTGATTTCATAGCCATGGGGGTTAATAATCTTCTGAGGTCAGAAGGGAATCCAAAGTTCTCTATGATAATAATGATTGCAGGGGCTTTGACAAATGTATTTTTAGATTTTATATTTATATTTGTCCTTGACTATGGGATAAAAGGAGCTGCCATGGCAACTGCCATTGCAAATATAGTAGGATCAATAATGGTCTTATACCATTTTCTATACAGCGACAGAAGTAATATAAAGCTAAAACTAAAATATCTAAAACCTGATTTTAAAATAATAAAAGAGATCTTCTCTATCGGGATATCTCCTTTTAGCCTTCAGCTGGCCAATAGTTTGGTGGCGGTCTTTGCCAACAGGGCTCTCTTGATATACGGGGGAGATATGGCCGTAGGAGCTATGGGAGCCATTAACAGCGTATTTATGTTTCTTATGATGACTCTTTCTGGAATAATCCAGGGGGCACAGCCACTACTGGGATATAACTATGGGGCTCAAAAATATGATAGAGTGAAAAAAATACTTAATATGGCCCTTTTATACGGTATGATTATCTCACTTGTTTTGACAGCATTCATCATGAGAACGCCAGAATTTTTCATAAATCTTTTTAACAATGGAAATCATGAACTTTTGGAAATAGGGATAAAGGGAATAAGAATTTTTATGGCCTTAGCTGTATTTAATGCTATTTATGTTATAGGGGCCAATTACTTCCAGGCTGTGGGTCAGGCAAATAAATCATTGTTTTTGAATATCTTCAGACAAATAGGTTTGTTTATCCCTTTGATTATTATCCTGCCAAAATATTTTGGTCTGAACGGTATTTGGTTTGCTGCTCCAGTGAGCGATGTGATAATATTCGTGATTACAGGAGTATTTTTGCTAAAAAATAATCATAAATTAAATGAAATGGCGATCAATTATGGTCTTATGTCAATATTGGTCTTATGTCAATATAGTAGTCAACCTAACACCAATTTTTTCTGTATTTTTTCAAATTCAACAGGGGAGATATTTCCTAAGAAACTGTGTCTCCTCTCTTTATTATAA
- a CDS encoding IS3 family transposase, whose product MFVEIHRDVHSISQICRALEVSRNGFNKFQNNKTTERKKKDQGILDSILEVRKNRHKRSYGAPRLKVELKDEYGIITSERRINRIMKENDISVNSTKKFKTGKEMSKRENITGNIVKRKFKVGRKNEVWVTDITYIWTSEGWLYLSTIMDLFSRRIIAYDIGKRMTSELVIDTLTRSFLLEEPEEELIVHSDQGSQYSSREYSNLVKKLGLIQSMSRRGNCYDNAVIESFHASLKKEMVYVEGLVTKRYMKAMVFDYIEFYNKERRHSFLGNISPVEFEKIQKKLVLG is encoded by the coding sequence ATCTTCGTTGAAATACACAGAGATGTTCATTCTATATCTCAGATATGTAGAGCCCTAGAAGTCTCTCGAAATGGTTTTAATAAGTTTCAGAATAACAAAACTACTGAGAGAAAGAAAAAGGATCAAGGGATTCTAGATAGTATTCTAGAGGTCAGAAAGAACAGACATAAGAGGAGCTATGGAGCCCCTAGACTAAAGGTTGAGCTCAAAGATGAATATGGCATAATAACAAGCGAAAGACGAATAAATAGAATAATGAAAGAAAATGATATATCAGTTAATTCTACCAAGAAGTTTAAAACAGGAAAGGAAATGAGTAAAAGAGAAAATATCACAGGAAATATTGTAAAAAGAAAATTCAAGGTAGGTAGAAAAAATGAGGTCTGGGTTACAGATATCACATATATTTGGACAAGCGAAGGTTGGCTATATTTAAGCACAATTATGGATCTTTTTTCTAGAAGGATTATCGCCTACGATATAGGTAAGCGCATGACTAGTGAGTTAGTAATAGATACTTTAACAAGGTCATTTTTACTGGAGGAACCAGAGGAAGAACTGATAGTTCATAGTGATCAAGGATCGCAATATTCGAGTAGGGAGTACTCTAACCTTGTAAAGAAGCTAGGATTAATCCAATCTATGAGTAGACGTGGGAACTGTTATGATAATGCAGTAATAGAATCCTTTCATGCTTCTTTGAAGAAAGAGATGGTTTATGTAGAAGGTTTAGTAACTAAAAGGTATATGAAGGCAATGGTATTTGATTACATAGAATTTTATAATAAAGAGAGGAGACACAGTTTCTTAGGAAATATCTCCCCTGTTGAATTTGAAAAAATACAGAAAAAATTGGTGTTAGGTTGA
- the cas2 gene encoding CRISPR-associated endonuclease Cas2, producing the protein MYIILVYDITLDNGGPKVLRNVFKTCKRYLTHIQNSVFEGEINRAKLEKLRGELGDYIRKDKDSVIVFKSRHQRWLNKDFWGIEDDSTSNFF; encoded by the coding sequence ATGTATATAATACTTGTTTATGATATTACGCTGGATAATGGTGGTCCGAAGGTTCTGAGAAATGTATTTAAGACTTGTAAAAGGTACCTTACACATATCCAAAACTCGGTTTTTGAAGGGGAGATAAATAGAGCGAAACTTGAAAAACTGAGGGGGGAACTTGGAGATTACATAAGAAAGGATAAGGATTCAGTAATTGTATTTAAGAGTCGTCATCAGAGATGGCTGAATAAAGACTTTTGGGGTATAGAGGATGATAGCACTTCTAACTTTTTTTAG
- the rraA gene encoding ribonuclease E activity regulator RraA produces MSENLDTHGTAEICDIHRENIQVFQPMSFKSYGGETRCSGEVVTVSLDEDNSTLKTLLQTPGNGRIAVVKVTGNFCAVVGDNLCKFAIDNGWRGIIVDGFVRDTHMLKTMPMVVLAVGTYPLRSSKKSQGKIGDTLEIAGVKVDHGSYLYLDEDGIVVTKEKFSDINFIK; encoded by the coding sequence ATGTCTGAAAATTTAGATACTCACGGAACAGCCGAGATATGTGATATCCACAGAGAGAATATCCAGGTGTTCCAGCCTATGTCTTTCAAATCTTACGGAGGGGAAACACGTTGTAGCGGAGAGGTTGTGACAGTCTCCTTAGATGAAGACAACTCTACGTTGAAGACATTACTTCAGACTCCAGGAAATGGTCGTATTGCAGTAGTAAAGGTCACAGGAAATTTTTGCGCAGTAGTAGGTGACAATCTTTGTAAATTTGCCATAGACAATGGATGGAGGGGAATAATTGTAGATGGCTTTGTGAGAGATACCCATATGCTGAAAACTATGCCAATGGTGGTATTAGCAGTGGGAACTTATCCTCTCAGAAGCAGTAAAAAGTCCCAAGGTAAAATAGGGGATACACTTGAGATCGCCGGGGTCAAAGTTGATCACGGATCATATCTCTACCTAGACGAAGACGGTATCGTAGTTACTAAAGAAAAATTTTCTGATATCAATTTTATAAAATAG